Within the Nocardioides aurantiacus genome, the region TGGCTCTCGGTCAGCTGGGTGTGGTGCGCGGACGGCGCGTGGCCGACGACGAGCAGGTGCCCACCGGGCGCCACGGCCTCGGCGAGGCGGCGGGTGACCTCGACCATGCCGTGGTCCGGCGGGTGCAGGAAGTGGGTGGTGACGAGGTCGAACTGCCGGCCCTCCGCGGCGAAGGCACGCGCGTCGACCTGCCACCAGTCGGTGCGGTCGGCGACGCCGGCCTGCTCGGCGTGGCGGGCGGCCCGGGCGAGGCCGTTGGCGGAGAAGTCGGCGCCGGTTACGTGCCAGCCCTGCTGGGCCAGCCAGACCACGTCGCCGCCCTCCCCGCAGCCGACGTCGAGCGCGGTGCCGGGCGTCAGCCGCCCGGCCTCGGTGACCAGCTGGGGGTTGGGCCGGCCGCTCCACATCGCGTCGTCGCCGACGTAGCGTTCCTCCCAGCCCGCGGGCTCGAAGAAGTCCGGCTCGGTGGGGTCCTGGTCGTGCTGCTGGTCGTGCTGGTGGTCGTGCTGGTGCT harbors:
- a CDS encoding class I SAM-dependent methyltransferase, producing MSEHQHDHQHDQQHDQDPTEPDFFEPAGWEERYVGDDAMWSGRPNPQLVTEAGRLTPGTALDVGCGEGGDVVWLAQQGWHVTGADFSANGLARAARHAEQAGVADRTDWWQVDARAFAAEGRQFDLVTTHFLHPPDHGMVEVTRRLAEAVAPGGHLLVVGHAPSAHHTQLTESHRRAMWEAAELLPGLPEGFEAVVVEQRPRTVERDGESVDIEDSTLLARRTT